The following are encoded in a window of Lampris incognitus isolate fLamInc1 chromosome 15, fLamInc1.hap2, whole genome shotgun sequence genomic DNA:
- the zfp36l1b gene encoding mRNA decay activator protein ZFP36L1b, with protein MTATTISPFFEYSDVSAKNKMLNYTNSNTLSGAHPPSAPCPSANPSSCTPTGTLLDRKVVGAPSAGSLFQRRHSVTLPSTKFSQNQFINSLKPEPVILVGGGNNKENRFRDRSYSETGDRLRPGSQVCTAGGGQVNSSRYKTELCRPFEENGMCKYGDKCQFAHGIHELRSLSRHPKYKTELCRTFHTIGFCPYGPRCHFIHNAEERRGPPPLSAFNKPERPRLQHSFSFAGFPSSGGPHESPTSITPPPLLSTEDLGEWQSNPFTYNPQKLASLFGPGLGPYPVLELRGPAPPSPVTPCLFRSTSNSPPSPPDSLSDQEGYQSSLGSQSGSESPLLDASRRLPIFSRLSISDD; from the exons ATGACCGCGACCACCATTTCTCCGTTCTTCGAGTACAGCGACGTCTCCGCCAAG AACAAGATGTTGAATTACACCAATAGCAACACTCTCAGTGGCGCTCACCCACCATCTGCCCCCTGCCCTAGTGCCAACCCCTCCTCCTGCACCCCCACTGGGACCCTGCTGGACAGGAAGGTGGTGGGGGCCCCCTCTGCAGGAAGCCTGTTCCAGCGCCGGCACTCAGTCACCCTCCCCAGCACCAAATTCAGCCAGAACCAGTTCATCAACAGCCTCAAACCGGAACCTGTAATCCTGGTGGGCGGCGGCAACAACAAGGAGAACCGCTTCCGTGACCGTTCGTACTCTGAGACGGGAGATCGGCTGAGGCCCGGAAGCCAGGTGTGCACGGCCGGCGGGGGTCAGGTCAACTCCAGCCGCTACAAGACGGAGCTGTGCCGGCCCTTTGAGGAGAACGGCATGTGTAAATATGGAGACAAGTGCCAGTTTGCCCACGGCATCCACGAGCTGCGCAGCCTCAGCCGCCACCCCAAATATAAAACGGAGCTGTGCCGCACCTTCCACACCATCGGGTTTTGTCCTTACGGGCCTCGCTGCCACTTCATCCACAATGCTGAGGAGCGCCGCGGACCCCCTCCTCTCTCCGCTTTCAACAAGCCGGAGCGCCCACGGCTGCAGCACAGCTTCAGCTTTGCCGGATTTCCTAGCTCTGGCGGCCCCCATGAGAGCCCCACTTCGATCACTCCGCCGCCCCTGCTCTCCACTGAAGACCTGGGCGAGTGGCAGAGCAACCCCTTCACCTACAACCCCCAGAAGCTTGCCAGTCTGTTCGGGCCTGGCCTTGGGCCTTATCCTGTGCTGGAGCTCCGAGGCCCGGCGCCTCCCTCCCCGGTCACCCCCTGCCTCTTCAGGTCCACATCGAATAGCCCGCCAAGCCCGCCAGACTCTCTGTCTGATCAGGAAGGTTACCAGAGCAGCCTGGGCAGCCAGAGCGGCTCGGAGTCACCCCTCCTGGATGCCTCGCGTCGCCTCCCCATCTTCAGCAGGCTCTCCATCTCCGATGACTGA